In the Harmonia axyridis chromosome 3, icHarAxyr1.1, whole genome shotgun sequence genome, one interval contains:
- the LOC123675272 gene encoding uncharacterized protein LOC123675272, translated as MNCADDAILMAENEDDLQRLLYRFQTTADKFNMIISLKKTESMVISREPIRCKLAVNDKPIKQTLQCTYLGVEISSCKNLYQEVRTQTNKASRISGCLRQIIWKNKHMAAESKVRIYKTAEGPILTYAAETRAETSKTKSMMRSTEMKILRTI; from the coding sequence ATGAATTGTGCGGATGATGCTATTTTAATGGCTGAAAACGAAGATGATCTACAACGTCTGCTATATCGATTCCAAACAACAGCCGATAAATTCAATatgattatttcattgaagaaaACGGAATCGATGGTCATCTCTCGGGAACCTATCCGATGCAAATTGGCCGTCAATGACAAACCCATCAAACAAACCTTGCAATGTACATATTTAGGAGTAGAAATATCCAGCTGCAAGAACTTGTATCAAGAAGTACGGACTCAGACGAATAAAGCATCCCGAATATCTGGATGCTTAAGACAAATAATATGGAAGAACAAACATATGGCAGCAGAAAGTAAAGTCCGTATATACAAAACGGCTGAAGGGCCAATATTAACATACGCAGCAGAAACCCGTGCTGAAACTTCCAAAACCAAATCTATGATGAGAAGTACAGAGATGAAAATCCTAAGGACAATATAG